Genomic window (Pradoshia sp. D12):
TTCGAAATTCTGCTAAAGCCATTATTATTCAGGATGATCAATTACTTGCGATAAAAAAAGAAGATCAGGAAGGTGTCTATTATATATTGCCTGGTGGCGGGCAAGAGCATGGAGAAACCTTTCATCAAGCGTTAATAAGAGAATGTATAGAAGAAATAGGACAGGAGGTTGAAATTGGTGATTTAATCCTGATTCGTGAATATATCGGACAAAATCATGAACATGCTGCTTTTGATATGGAAACCCATCAAATTGAATATATGTTTTTATGTA
Coding sequences:
- a CDS encoding NUDIX domain-containing protein; the encoded protein is MPIRNSAKAIIIQDDQLLAIKKEDQEGVYYILPGGGQEHGETFHQALIRECIEEIGQEVEIGDLILIREYIGQNHEHAAFDMETHQIEYMFLCTIKGRNTVIQNGLNPDEGQIGVEWLPLSDLLAYRLYPQAMRKQVINYHKGDKVPVYLGDIN